One window of Cohnella hashimotonis genomic DNA carries:
- a CDS encoding cache domain-containing sensor histidine kinase has product MRSVLRKRRSRAFELWEGIVAARRWMLAYGLLIFLPACIMLFVYYEQSSRILQEEVTQTMKQTLKQAGINLSSRLDYVQNSSNSLFMNHKLYDSLDPAYPIIERINQSKELRNLLESAQTAPDIVRARIFTDPENLYGFDLLNLFPLEDLKDNPWREEVLNAGGSVVWTGIYEENYLDAGPARILSCVRMLRHPRNFDRTLGVLMLDVPEKAVADIIAELDFPAHSRVYIMDRSGTIIYSAEHALIGTRSALAGASDEGILERSVGGVDLFELLVPIRTADWRLVLEVPKTGLTHRTTALSQWSGIATIAGMTVMFLILVFVLLAFVINGMNRRIKSVVKTIRTEGVEGLEEPRTVTGGDFYLLERVVDHLVHRVKDLMEEAYRSKMLEREAELRALQAQINPHFLYNTLDTINWLAISRDADDISHMIESLSDYFRLSLNKGKDHVCVADELELASVYLEIQQNRFPSTFEFAIETEPEASACLIPKLTLQPIVENALLHGIRKNKGKTGTIRICAQLNGDELEIAVSDDGIGMEERLAASLLSESRPSERSEGGGSSYGLYNVNERIKLMAGYEYGLAVRSRPGEGTVVTIRLKAAVERLT; this is encoded by the coding sequence GTGAGAAGCGTCCTGCGAAAAAGAAGAAGCCGCGCGTTCGAGCTGTGGGAAGGCATCGTGGCGGCCAGAAGGTGGATGCTCGCCTACGGGCTTCTGATTTTTCTGCCGGCCTGCATCATGCTGTTCGTCTATTATGAACAGTCCTCCCGCATTTTGCAGGAGGAGGTGACTCAGACAATGAAGCAGACGCTGAAGCAGGCCGGCATTAACCTGAGCTCGCGGCTCGACTACGTGCAAAATTCATCCAATTCCTTATTCATGAACCATAAGCTGTATGACAGTTTGGACCCCGCTTATCCGATCATCGAGCGCATCAATCAATCGAAGGAGCTGCGCAATCTGCTCGAATCGGCCCAGACGGCGCCCGACATCGTCAGGGCGCGTATTTTTACCGATCCGGAAAATCTGTACGGCTTCGATTTATTGAATCTTTTTCCGCTGGAAGATTTAAAAGATAATCCTTGGCGCGAAGAAGTCCTGAACGCGGGAGGCAGCGTCGTCTGGACGGGCATTTATGAGGAAAACTATCTGGACGCGGGGCCGGCGCGGATTCTTTCCTGTGTGCGGATGCTGAGACATCCGCGGAATTTCGATCGGACGCTTGGCGTGCTGATGCTCGACGTGCCCGAGAAGGCGGTCGCCGACATTATTGCCGAGCTGGATTTTCCGGCGCACAGCCGCGTCTATATCATGGATCGCAGCGGAACGATCATATACAGCGCGGAGCACGCCTTGATCGGCACAAGGTCTGCGCTCGCGGGCGCGTCCGATGAAGGCATCCTCGAGCGGTCCGTCGGCGGCGTCGACTTGTTCGAGCTGCTCGTGCCGATCAGAACCGCGGACTGGCGGCTCGTGCTGGAGGTGCCCAAGACCGGCCTGACGCACCGTACGACCGCGCTTAGCCAGTGGTCCGGCATCGCGACGATCGCCGGCATGACCGTCATGTTCCTGATTCTCGTGTTCGTGCTGCTGGCATTCGTGATCAACGGAATGAACCGGCGCATCAAGTCGGTCGTCAAGACGATCCGCACGGAAGGCGTCGAAGGGCTGGAAGAGCCGCGTACGGTCACGGGAGGCGACTTTTATCTGCTGGAGCGGGTCGTCGATCACCTCGTGCATCGGGTCAAGGATCTGATGGAGGAAGCCTATCGATCGAAAATGCTGGAGCGGGAAGCCGAGCTTCGCGCGCTGCAGGCGCAGATCAATCCGCACTTCCTCTACAACACGCTGGATACGATCAACTGGCTTGCCATTTCCCGCGATGCCGATGATATCAGCCATATGATCGAAAGTCTGTCCGACTATTTCCGTCTCAGCCTGAACAAAGGAAAGGATCATGTCTGCGTGGCGGACGAGCTGGAGCTTGCAAGCGTCTATCTGGAAATCCAGCAAAATCGGTTTCCTTCCACGTTCGAATTCGCGATTGAAACGGAGCCCGAGGCAAGCGCATGTCTGATCCCGAAGCTGACGCTGCAGCCGATCGTCGAAAATGCGCTCCTGCACGGCATCCGCAAAAACAAGGGAAAAACCGGGACGATCCGCATTTGCGCGCAGCTGAACGGCGACGAGCTCGAGATTGCCGTCTCGGATGACGGCATTGGCATGGAGGAGCGGCTGGCCGCCAGTCTATTGTCCGAATCGCGTCCCTCCGAGCGCTCCGAAGGAGGCGGCAGCTCGTACGGGCTTTACAACGTGAACGAGCGGATCAAGCTGATGGCCGGCTATGAATACGGACTAGCGGTCCGTTCCCGTCCGGGCGAAGGTACGGTCGTGACCATTCGTCTGAAGGCGGCGGTGGAGCGGCTAACATAG
- a CDS encoding response regulator → MYKLVIIDDEPAVRGGLGKFVNWGDYGIALAGTADDGDTGLALIERVRPDIVLTDVMMPTMDGIRMSRDVRERFPNTKIVFISGHNDANYLRSALQIHAADYIFKPVKRTELQKVIEGVVEDLRAKDKERQLLKDMQVKLSQSMPLLREKFLMSLIQDGIANTDELQERASFLNLALPLETPYLALAITIDDSEEVYGGRSERDKQLLSYSLLNIVQELIDRYLPGYAFENRVAEYVALLVLDDRLQHPEDTLLSLAKEIRDHLQRWLKLSVTIGVGERAEHIGLLPASYLHAREAADQKWYMGKNQVITMDSLEIGSAGPIRFDSRQSERLLSGLKSGEKHRLELELDSIFEALAPTRKEGFKYVRHAGLQMIALAGRLLLELNLLTREMEEQEARALDGLLKLETKAELKRFVSDYLFGICSWIQEKRSGRSSNVIEHTQKFISENYAKNLSIADIAASVYLSQTYVSLLFKQETGETIYEYLMKVRIEKAKELLRDPRIKFYEVCEQVGYSDPSYFGKLFKKMTGLTLSAYRDQQ, encoded by the coding sequence ATGTATAAGTTGGTCATCATCGACGATGAGCCGGCCGTTAGGGGCGGGCTTGGCAAGTTCGTGAATTGGGGCGACTACGGGATCGCATTGGCCGGCACGGCGGACGACGGCGATACGGGGCTGGCATTGATTGAACGGGTGAGACCCGACATCGTACTGACGGACGTCATGATGCCGACCATGGACGGCATCCGGATGTCGAGGGACGTTCGGGAGCGGTTCCCCAATACGAAAATCGTTTTCATCAGCGGTCACAATGACGCCAATTATTTGCGTTCGGCCTTGCAGATTCATGCTGCCGACTATATATTCAAGCCGGTCAAGCGGACGGAGCTTCAGAAGGTGATCGAAGGGGTCGTGGAGGACCTGCGTGCCAAAGACAAGGAGCGGCAGCTGCTCAAGGACATGCAGGTCAAGCTGAGTCAGAGCATGCCGCTGCTTCGAGAAAAGTTTCTGATGTCTTTGATTCAGGATGGCATCGCCAATACGGACGAACTGCAGGAAAGAGCGTCGTTTCTTAATCTGGCACTGCCGCTCGAGACGCCGTACCTTGCGCTTGCCATTACGATCGACGATTCCGAGGAAGTGTACGGCGGCCGTTCGGAGCGGGACAAGCAGCTGCTGTCATACTCGCTTTTGAACATTGTTCAAGAGCTGATCGACCGGTATTTGCCCGGGTATGCTTTCGAGAACAGAGTGGCCGAGTATGTGGCGCTGCTGGTGCTCGACGACAGGCTGCAGCATCCGGAGGATACGCTGCTCTCCCTCGCAAAGGAGATCCGCGACCATCTGCAGCGCTGGCTGAAGTTGAGCGTGACCATCGGCGTCGGCGAGCGCGCCGAGCATATCGGCTTGCTGCCGGCTTCCTACCTGCATGCCCGCGAGGCGGCGGACCAGAAGTGGTATATGGGCAAAAATCAGGTGATCACGATGGACAGTCTGGAGATCGGATCGGCAGGTCCGATCCGGTTCGATTCCCGTCAGAGCGAGCGGCTGCTGTCCGGCCTGAAGTCGGGAGAGAAGCACCGACTGGAGCTGGAGCTGGACAGCATCTTCGAGGCGCTGGCGCCGACCCGCAAGGAAGGCTTCAAGTACGTCCGGCATGCAGGACTGCAAATGATCGCGCTCGCCGGCAGGCTGCTGCTTGAACTGAACCTGCTTACCCGCGAAATGGAAGAGCAGGAGGCTCGGGCGCTGGATGGGCTGCTGAAGCTGGAGACGAAGGCCGAGCTGAAGCGCTTCGTAAGCGACTACCTATTCGGCATTTGCAGCTGGATTCAGGAGAAGCGGAGCGGACGGTCGAGCAACGTCATCGAGCATACGCAGAAGTTTATAAGCGAAAATTACGCCAAAAATTTATCGATTGCGGATATTGCGGCCAGCGTCTACCTCAGCCAGACGTATGTCAGCCTCTTATTCAAGCAGGAAACCGGGGAGACGATTTACGAATACTTGATGAAGGTCCGTATCGAGAAAGCGAAGGAGCTGCTGCGCGATCCCCGCATCAAGTTCTACGAAGTGTGCGAGCAGGTCGGCTATTCCGACCCGAGCTATTTCGGCAAGCTGTTCAAAAAAATGACCGGGCTTACGCTAAGCGCTTACCGGGATCAGCAATAG
- a CDS encoding carbohydrate ABC transporter permease, with translation MHIHKRTFSDWALDIFVYGFMIVLGLVTLLPIVHVFSKSVSSDWALVSGRVNLLPVGFQIDTLVNVITSHAFSRAFIISVIVTSVGTLLSILVTAITAYPLSKRHLPGISFIMVMFVFTMLFNGGLIPNYLLIRELHLINSLWSLILPAMISVFNMLVIKSYYEGLPEALEESARIDGARSYTILFRIILPLSMPVLATIALFYAVGFWNDYFSPMLYINDPALKTLQLHLRDVVMENDTANAINKSADDLMNMSPESIRAATVVASTVPILLVYPFLQKYFIKGVLIGSVKG, from the coding sequence ATGCACATTCATAAAAGAACGTTTAGCGATTGGGCGCTGGACATTTTCGTCTACGGCTTCATGATCGTCTTGGGACTCGTTACGCTGCTGCCCATCGTTCATGTGTTTTCCAAATCCGTAAGCTCGGACTGGGCGCTCGTATCGGGCCGCGTAAACCTGCTGCCGGTCGGCTTCCAGATCGATACGCTGGTGAACGTCATTACCTCCCACGCATTCAGCCGGGCTTTTATCATCTCGGTCATCGTGACGTCGGTGGGGACCCTGCTCAGCATCCTGGTGACGGCGATCACGGCCTATCCGCTGTCCAAGCGGCATTTGCCCGGCATTTCCTTCATCATGGTGATGTTCGTCTTCACGATGCTGTTTAACGGCGGACTCATTCCCAATTATCTGCTGATCCGCGAGCTGCATCTGATCAACAGTTTATGGTCGCTTATTTTACCGGCGATGATCAGCGTGTTTAACATGCTGGTGATCAAGAGTTATTACGAGGGGCTTCCCGAAGCGCTTGAGGAATCGGCGCGGATCGACGGAGCGAGGTCCTATACGATTCTGTTCCGCATCATTTTGCCGCTCAGCATGCCCGTTCTCGCGACGATCGCCTTGTTCTATGCCGTCGGCTTCTGGAACGACTACTTCAGTCCGATGCTCTACATCAACGATCCGGCGCTCAAAACGCTTCAATTGCATCTGCGCGACGTCGTCATGGAGAACGATACGGCAAACGCGATCAATAAATCGGCGGATGACCTGATGAATATGTCGCCTGAAAGCATCCGGGCCGCCACCGTAGTCGCCTCTACCGTTCCCATTCTTCTCGTGTATCCGTTCCTCCAGAAATATTTTATCAAGGGCGTATTGATCGGCTCCGTCAAAGGTTGA
- a CDS encoding ABC transporter permease has product MNEMITPLKKKAERTAVLRKRESRRRTVWRNIDTYLLLVPGLLLLLLFKYIPMYGVVIAFQDYNIFDGISASEWVGLTQFRKLMHSSEFMQVFANTLLISIYKIVLLFPIPILIALLLNEIRFTAFKRTVQTIIYMPHFLSWVIISGLFMTILSPSDGLVNSVIQWFGGEPIKFFMDNSVFRSVVVFTAGWKEIGWNAIIFIAALAGIEQEQYEAASIDGASRLRQMWHISLPGLLPTIILMLILRLGIVLDAGTEQILTMYNPTVYESGDVIGTYVYRTGLGKMDYSFSTAVGLFNSVVGFILVVSGNWFSKRVLKRGIW; this is encoded by the coding sequence ATGAACGAAATGATTACCCCGTTGAAAAAGAAAGCAGAACGAACCGCCGTTTTGCGAAAGCGCGAAAGCAGACGGCGAACGGTATGGCGCAACATCGATACGTATTTGCTGCTGGTACCCGGGCTGCTGTTACTGCTCCTCTTCAAATATATCCCCATGTACGGCGTCGTAATCGCTTTTCAGGATTACAACATTTTCGACGGGATCTCGGCAAGCGAATGGGTGGGGCTTACGCAGTTCCGCAAACTCATGCATTCTTCGGAATTCATGCAAGTGTTCGCGAATACGCTGCTCATCAGCATCTACAAGATCGTGCTGTTGTTCCCGATCCCGATCCTCATCGCGCTGCTGCTGAACGAGATTCGCTTCACGGCGTTCAAGCGGACCGTCCAAACGATCATTTACATGCCCCACTTTTTGTCCTGGGTCATCATCTCCGGTCTATTCATGACCATCCTGTCTCCTTCCGACGGTCTCGTCAATTCCGTCATCCAATGGTTCGGCGGCGAACCGATCAAGTTTTTTATGGACAACAGCGTGTTTCGAAGCGTCGTCGTGTTCACGGCGGGCTGGAAGGAGATCGGATGGAACGCGATCATCTTCATCGCCGCGCTCGCCGGCATCGAGCAGGAGCAGTACGAAGCGGCCTCGATCGACGGCGCCAGCCGCCTGCGGCAGATGTGGCACATCTCGCTTCCCGGCCTATTGCCGACGATCATTCTGATGCTCATTCTGAGACTCGGCATCGTGCTGGATGCGGGCACGGAGCAGATCCTGACGATGTATAACCCTACCGTCTACGAATCCGGCGACGTCATCGGCACCTATGTCTATCGGACGGGCCTCGGAAAGATGGATTACAGCTTCAGCACCGCGGTCGGGCTCTTCAATTCGGTCGTCGGGTTCATACTCGTCGTCTCGGGCAACTGGTTCAGCAAGCGGGTGCTGAAGCGCGGAATCTGGTAA
- a CDS encoding FAD-dependent oxidoreductase, with protein MNHYTFEKKVAVYEKTDILVVGGGPAGVAAAIAAARRGKKVTLLEQSGQLGGMGTLGNVSVFMGVGNVTGIYREIVSEALPQQAVPDDHKGSIWPQYSPFRLRHYLNEKLEKEGVRVLFHVSCAGTVTDKGQVKAVVANSREGLLAFEADVFIDCTGDGRVAIEAGADYTSGREADGMTQPMTLMFMMQNTGQPAVRQLPEGCYHYEHVSELPQGRLLHWEQSEPGNLLVNMTRVKGNGAKVEDVSFAEKESLRQAFSVADFLQRNGFENYVLSHVPGQVGVRETNQIVGHYTLTEEDILSSRRFDDVVAQTNYEIDIHNPDGKAGTDEREVKGYDIPYRCLLPQGVRGLLVAGRSISATHVAMSSMRVQATCYALGQAAGVAASIASEQGIALEHVGADDLHEALEQQNVVFLKNARK; from the coding sequence ATGAATCATTATACGTTCGAGAAAAAAGTGGCTGTCTATGAGAAAACGGATATTCTGGTCGTAGGAGGGGGTCCCGCGGGAGTGGCTGCCGCGATCGCGGCGGCCAGGCGCGGAAAAAAAGTGACGCTGCTCGAACAATCCGGACAGCTGGGCGGGATGGGCACCCTGGGAAATGTAAGCGTGTTTATGGGCGTCGGCAACGTGACGGGCATCTACCGCGAGATCGTCTCCGAGGCGCTGCCGCAGCAAGCGGTTCCGGACGATCATAAAGGTTCGATCTGGCCGCAGTACAGCCCGTTCCGTCTCCGGCACTACTTGAACGAGAAGCTGGAAAAGGAAGGCGTCCGGGTGCTGTTCCACGTCAGCTGCGCGGGAACGGTCACCGATAAAGGTCAGGTCAAGGCGGTTGTCGCGAATTCGCGCGAAGGATTGCTGGCGTTTGAAGCGGACGTGTTCATCGACTGTACGGGGGACGGACGTGTGGCGATCGAAGCGGGAGCCGATTACACCTCGGGACGCGAAGCCGACGGGATGACCCAGCCCATGACGCTGATGTTCATGATGCAAAATACCGGCCAGCCGGCCGTACGGCAGCTTCCGGAGGGCTGTTATCATTATGAGCACGTATCCGAATTGCCGCAAGGCAGACTGCTCCATTGGGAGCAAAGCGAGCCGGGCAACCTGCTCGTCAACATGACCCGGGTGAAGGGGAACGGAGCCAAAGTCGAGGATGTCAGCTTTGCGGAAAAGGAATCTTTGCGGCAGGCTTTTTCCGTCGCCGACTTTTTGCAGCGCAACGGGTTCGAGAACTATGTGCTTTCCCATGTGCCGGGGCAAGTCGGCGTCAGGGAGACGAATCAGATTGTCGGTCATTACACGCTGACGGAGGAGGATATCCTCTCCAGCCGGAGATTCGACGATGTGGTGGCGCAAACCAACTACGAGATCGACATTCACAATCCGGACGGCAAGGCAGGCACAGACGAGCGGGAGGTGAAGGGGTACGACATTCCGTATCGCTGCCTGCTTCCGCAAGGCGTCCGAGGCCTGCTCGTAGCGGGACGCTCGATATCGGCCACGCATGTGGCCATGTCGTCAATGCGGGTCCAGGCGACCTGTTATGCGCTCGGTCAGGCGGCCGGCGTCGCAGCATCGATCGCGTCGGAGCAAGGCATCGCGCTGGAGCATGTCGGCGCGGATGATCTCCACGAAGCGTTGGAACAACAAAATGTGGTGTTTTTGAAAAACGCCCGCAAGTGA
- a CDS encoding extracellular solute-binding protein, which translates to MMKTMKKWIALPAAVSLMLLSACGSNGEGTGNAEKSASAPSTQSPPASEAAKPELKALMRLGPNFEKDPIAAMLEEKTGYKVNYEALPVDKPEDKLNLLIASSEPYDIVSTGGDSSSKAIYADYAKKGALVDLTPLIEKYGKNIKAALSAETLEMAKVDGKIYAIPTRSIESVGTSLMIRKDWLDKLGLQVPTTLDELTAVLQAFKEKDPGGNGAKNIPMAIKGDVPMVDNIVGAFGMVNDWNDVDGKLIPRAMNPSFKDYLSYMSDLYKKGLLDQEFAINKDATVKEKFTNGKAGVIVLHWADIPQIDDALKKNFPDAAYVYIPALAGKDGQTGLAQSSGFDRITFVPKSSKHPEDAIKWIDAKLDPDTFKNMAIGLEGTHHTFKDGNYYPILPIFNDERGSASNYLTGIDEKNYPIYWQARVRKDERLYKGWEALNKQQKPEAFKKNPLGLAPYLPDYSKEDAQLGQMVNDYAVKVIVGAEQLAGFDAFTDKYKKAGGQTSYDEINAWYATVHK; encoded by the coding sequence ATGATGAAAACGATGAAGAAATGGATTGCGCTCCCTGCGGCGGTCAGTCTCATGCTGCTTTCCGCTTGCGGATCGAATGGCGAGGGAACGGGAAACGCAGAGAAAAGCGCCTCGGCGCCGTCCACCCAGTCCCCGCCTGCCAGTGAAGCCGCCAAGCCTGAATTGAAAGCGCTTATGCGTCTCGGCCCCAACTTCGAAAAAGATCCGATCGCCGCCATGCTGGAAGAGAAAACCGGCTACAAAGTCAATTACGAAGCGCTTCCGGTGGATAAGCCGGAGGACAAACTCAATCTGCTGATCGCGTCCTCCGAGCCTTACGACATCGTCTCGACGGGCGGAGACAGCAGCTCCAAAGCGATCTATGCCGATTATGCCAAAAAAGGCGCGCTGGTCGATCTTACGCCGCTCATCGAGAAATACGGCAAAAACATCAAGGCGGCGTTGTCCGCAGAGACGCTGGAAATGGCCAAGGTCGACGGTAAAATCTACGCCATTCCCACGCGGTCCATCGAATCCGTCGGCACGAGCCTGATGATCCGCAAGGATTGGCTGGATAAGCTGGGTCTGCAGGTGCCGACGACGCTCGACGAGCTGACGGCCGTCCTTCAGGCGTTCAAGGAAAAGGATCCCGGCGGCAACGGAGCCAAAAACATCCCGATGGCCATCAAGGGCGACGTTCCGATGGTCGACAACATCGTCGGCGCCTTCGGCATGGTGAACGATTGGAACGACGTGGATGGCAAGCTGATTCCCCGCGCGATGAATCCTTCGTTCAAGGACTATCTGTCCTACATGTCCGATCTGTATAAGAAAGGCCTGCTCGATCAAGAGTTCGCGATCAACAAGGACGCGACGGTGAAGGAGAAGTTCACGAACGGCAAGGCCGGGGTGATCGTGCTGCACTGGGCCGACATCCCGCAGATCGACGATGCGCTTAAGAAAAACTTCCCGGATGCCGCGTATGTGTACATTCCCGCGCTGGCGGGCAAGGACGGCCAGACAGGTCTTGCTCAATCGTCCGGCTTCGACCGAATCACCTTTGTTCCGAAGTCCTCCAAGCATCCGGAAGACGCGATCAAATGGATCGACGCCAAGCTGGATCCGGATACGTTCAAAAACATGGCCATCGGCCTGGAGGGCACGCACCATACGTTCAAGGACGGAAATTATTACCCGATTCTGCCGATCTTCAACGACGAGCGCGGCTCGGCCAGCAACTACCTGACAGGCATCGACGAGAAAAACTATCCGATCTATTGGCAGGCCCGCGTTCGCAAGGACGAGCGGCTCTACAAGGGCTGGGAAGCGCTGAACAAGCAGCAGAAGCCGGAAGCGTTCAAGAAAAATCCGCTCGGATTGGCGCCTTATTTGCCGGATTACTCCAAGGAGGACGCGCAGCTGGGACAGATGGTCAACGATTATGCCGTCAAAGTGATCGTCGGCGCCGAGCAATTGGCTGGATTCGACGCCTTCACGGACAAATACAAAAAGGCCGGCGGCCAAACGAGCTACGACGAAATCAACGCCTGGTACGCGACGGTTCATAAATAA
- a CDS encoding sugar phosphate isomerase/epimerase family protein, protein MKLGVFLVLFGQQDLEAALDTAKAAGLEAVELGCGGFPGTAHVNAREVLNDEAAIARIKNAVDSRGMTISALSVHGNPLHPDASVAKSDHEDFVATVQLAEKLGVDTVITFSGCPGESENSKYPSWVTCPWPPDFLTVLEWQWNEIAIPYWKEQSAFCRKHGVRVAIESHPGFLVYNTETALRLRREAGDNIGVNFDPSHLFWQGMDPIECVKALSDSIFHVHAKDTKIDARNTALNGVLDTKHYGDILNRSFVFRTVGYGHDDEFWKNLVSTLRLVGYDGVISIEHEDGIMSVNEGFTKAAGFLNGLILKESAGEMWWA, encoded by the coding sequence GTGAAATTGGGAGTATTTCTCGTATTGTTCGGCCAGCAGGACCTCGAAGCCGCGCTGGATACGGCCAAAGCGGCCGGTCTCGAAGCCGTCGAACTCGGCTGCGGCGGTTTTCCCGGCACCGCGCACGTTAACGCGCGGGAAGTGTTGAATGACGAAGCCGCGATCGCGCGCATCAAGAATGCGGTCGATTCCCGCGGCATGACGATCAGCGCGCTGAGCGTGCACGGCAATCCGCTGCACCCCGATGCAAGCGTTGCCAAGTCCGATCATGAAGACTTCGTCGCAACCGTCCAACTGGCGGAAAAACTGGGCGTCGACACCGTCATCACGTTCTCCGGCTGCCCCGGCGAATCGGAGAATTCCAAATATCCTTCCTGGGTTACCTGCCCTTGGCCGCCGGACTTCCTGACCGTGCTCGAGTGGCAATGGAACGAAATCGCGATTCCTTACTGGAAAGAGCAATCCGCGTTCTGCCGCAAGCACGGCGTGCGCGTCGCGATCGAATCCCACCCGGGCTTCCTCGTGTACAATACCGAGACCGCGCTGCGGCTTCGCCGCGAAGCCGGCGACAATATCGGCGTCAACTTCGATCCGTCCCACCTGTTCTGGCAGGGCATGGATCCGATCGAGTGCGTGAAGGCGCTCAGCGATTCGATCTTCCACGTGCACGCCAAAGACACGAAGATCGACGCGCGCAACACCGCGCTCAACGGCGTGCTCGATACGAAGCACTACGGCGACATTCTGAACCGTTCGTTCGTTTTCCGCACGGTCGGCTACGGGCATGACGACGAGTTCTGGAAAAATCTCGTCAGCACGCTGCGACTGGTCGGCTACGACGGCGTCATCAGCATCGAGCACGAGGACGGAATTATGAGCGTTAACGAAGGCTTCACCAAAGCCGCGGGCTTCCTGAACGGCCTTATTCTCAAGGAAAGCGCGGGTGAAATGTGGTGGGCGTAA
- a CDS encoding Gfo/Idh/MocA family protein translates to MVGYKFMGKAHSHAYKDVGMFFDLEAPVVMKAICGRDEQGVKEAADKFGWESYETDWRKLVARDDIDFIDINAPSDAHKEIALAAIEAGKHVFCEKPLALNLADAREMLAAADKAGVKHAICFNYRFLPAVQLAKQIIESGKLGEIHHYRATYLQDWLVDPEAPLAWRLKKEVAGSGTHGDLNAHSIDLARFLIGEFDRVVGHSRTFVKQRPIPSSTSGLSGKGTSEMGEVTVDDATGFLADFKNGAMGVFIATRFAAGRKNHNTFEIHGSKGTLRWDLERLNELEVYFREDEPELAGFRTILATDPSHKYAGNWWPTGHIIGYEHGFVHIVYEFLQHMATGSPFAPTFLDGVRCQEVLEAVDLSIERGAWVGIEEV, encoded by the coding sequence ATGGTCGGCTACAAGTTCATGGGCAAAGCCCACAGCCATGCATACAAGGACGTCGGCATGTTTTTCGATCTCGAAGCGCCGGTCGTCATGAAGGCGATCTGCGGACGGGACGAGCAGGGCGTCAAGGAAGCGGCGGACAAGTTCGGCTGGGAGAGCTATGAGACCGACTGGCGCAAGCTGGTTGCGCGCGACGATATCGACTTCATCGACATCAACGCGCCGAGCGACGCGCACAAGGAGATTGCGCTCGCCGCGATCGAAGCGGGCAAGCACGTCTTCTGCGAAAAGCCGCTGGCATTGAACCTGGCCGACGCGCGCGAAATGCTCGCCGCCGCCGACAAAGCGGGCGTCAAGCATGCCATCTGCTTCAACTACCGTTTCCTGCCGGCCGTACAGCTGGCCAAGCAGATCATCGAGAGCGGCAAGCTCGGCGAGATCCACCACTACCGCGCGACCTACCTGCAGGACTGGCTGGTCGATCCGGAAGCGCCGCTCGCATGGCGCCTCAAGAAGGAAGTGGCCGGCTCCGGTACGCACGGCGACCTGAACGCCCACAGCATCGACCTCGCCCGCTTCCTGATCGGCGAGTTCGACCGCGTCGTCGGCCACAGCCGCACGTTCGTGAAGCAGCGCCCGATCCCGTCGTCCACGTCCGGCTTGTCCGGCAAGGGCACGTCCGAGATGGGCGAAGTGACCGTAGACGACGCCACCGGCTTTCTGGCCGACTTCAAAAACGGCGCGATGGGCGTATTTATAGCCACGCGCTTCGCGGCAGGCCGCAAAAACCACAATACGTTCGAAATTCACGGCAGCAAGGGTACCCTGCGCTGGGATCTGGAGCGTCTGAACGAGCTCGAGGTTTACTTCCGCGAAGACGAGCCCGAACTGGCCGGATTCCGCACGATTCTGGCGACCGATCCGTCGCACAAATATGCGGGCAACTGGTGGCCGACCGGTCATATCATCGGCTACGAGCACGGCTTCGTGCACATCGTGTACGAGTTCCTGCAGCATATGGCGACCGGTTCGCCTTTCGCGCCGACCTTCCTCGACGGCGTACGCTGCCAAGAGGTGCTCGAAGCGGTCGATCTGTCGATCGAGCGCGGCGCCTGGGTCGGCATCGAAGAAGTATAA